In one Heteronotia binoei isolate CCM8104 ecotype False Entrance Well chromosome 1, APGP_CSIRO_Hbin_v1, whole genome shotgun sequence genomic region, the following are encoded:
- the POU3F2 gene encoding POU domain, class 3, transcription factor 2 isoform X1 produces the protein MATTASNHYSLLTSSSPMVHAEPPGSMQPGAGYRDAQALVQADYALQSNGHPLSHAHQWITALSHGGGGGGGGGGGGGGGGGGGGGGDSPWSTSPLGQQDIKPSVVQAGGRGDELQQQQQQQQHHPQQQQQPGRPPHLVHHAGSHHAAVAAAVAWRTGGSAHLPPGMAAANGGGQGGLLYSQPPGFTVNGMLGGGQPGMHHHGLRDAHEEPPPPPHHPDHLPQPPPPPHPHAGQPPPPPHHHPHHHHEAHSDEDTPTSDDLEQFAKQFKQRRIKLGFTQADVGLALGTLYGNVFSQTTICRFEALQLSFKNMCKLKPLLNKWLEEADSSSGSPTSIDKIAAQGRKRKKRTSIEVSVKGALESHFLKCPKPSAQEITSLADSLQLEKEVVRVWFCNRRQKEKRMTPPGGTLPGAEDVYGASRDTPPPPHHGEQDWGDALPLPSNHPLTTLLQSCL, from the coding sequence ATGGCGACCACAGCGTCTAACCACTACAGCCTGCTCACCTCCAGCTCGCCCATGGTGCACGCCGAGCCGCCGGGGAGCATGCAGCCGGGCGCCGGCTACAGGGACGCCCAGGCGCTGGTGCAGGCGGACTACGCGCTGCAGAGCAACGGGCACCCGCTCAGCCACGCTCACCAGTGGATCACGGCGCTGTCCCACGGCGGCGGCGgaggcggcgggggcggcggcggcggaggaggcggcgggggcggcggcggcggcggggactcGCCCTGGTCCACCAGCCCGCTGGGCCAGCAGGACATCAAGCCCTCGGTGGTGCAGGCCGGCGGCCGGGGGGacgagctgcagcagcagcagcagcaacagcagcaccacccgcagcagcagcagcagcccgggCGGCCGCCGCACCTGGTGCACCACGCCGGGAGCCACCACGCCGCCGTGGCCGCGGCGGTGGCGTGGAGGACTGGCGGCTCGGCTCACCTGCCGCCGGGCATGGCGGCGGCCAACGGCGGCGGTCAGGGCGGGCTCCTCTACTCGCAGCCGCCGGGCTTCACGGTCAACGGGATGCTGGGCGGCGGGCAGCCGGGCATGCACCACCACGGCCTGCGGGACGCCCACGAggagccgccgccgcccccccaccaccccgaccacctcccccagccgccgccgccgccgcaccCGCACGCCGGCcagcccccgccgccgccgcacCACCACCCGCACCACCACCACGAGGCGCACTCGGACGAGGACACGCCGACCTCGGACGATCTGGAGCAGTTCGCCAAGCAGTTCAAGCAGCGGCGCATCAAACTGGGATTTACCCAAGCGGACGTGGGCTTGGCCTTGGGCACGCTCTACGGCAACGTCTTCTCGCAGACCACCATCTGCCGCTTCGAGGCCCTCCAGCTGAGCTTCAAGAACATGTGCAAGTTGAAGCCTTTGTTGAACAAGTGGCTCGAGGAGGCGGACTCGTCGTCCGGCAGCCCCACCAGCATAGACAAGATCGCGGCGCAGGGGCGCAAACGGAAAAAGCGCACCTCCATCGAGGTGAGCGTCAAGGGCGCCCTCGAGAGCCATTTCCTCAAGTGCCCCAAGCCCTCCGCCCAGGAGATCACCTCGCTGGCGGACAGCCTCCAGCTCGAGAAAGAGGTGGTCCGCGTGTGGTTTTGTAACaggagacagaaagagaaacGCATGACTCCCCCGGGAGGGACTCTGCCGGGAGCCGAGGACGTGTATGGGGCCAGCAGGGacacgccgccgccgccgcaccaCGGG
- the POU3F2 gene encoding POU domain, class 3, transcription factor 2 isoform X2 gives MATTASNHYSLLTSSSPMVHAEPPGSMQPGAGYRDAQALVQADYALQSNGHPLSHAHQWITALSHGGGGGGGGGGGGGGGGGGGGGGDSPWSTSPLGQQDIKPSVVQAGGRGDELQQQQQQQQHHPQQQQQPGRPPHLVHHAGSHHAAVAAAVAWRTGGSAHLPPGMAAANGGGQGGLLYSQPPGFTVNGMLGGGQPGMHHHGLRDAHEEPPPPPHHPDHLPQPPPPPHPHAGQPPPPPHHHPHHHHEAHSDEDTPTSDDLEQFAKQFKQRRIKLGFTQADVGLALGTLYGNVFSQTTICRFEALQLSFKNMCKLKPLLNKWLEEADSSSGSPTSIDKIAAQGRKRKKRTSIEEQDWGDALPLPSNHPLTTLLQSCL, from the coding sequence ATGGCGACCACAGCGTCTAACCACTACAGCCTGCTCACCTCCAGCTCGCCCATGGTGCACGCCGAGCCGCCGGGGAGCATGCAGCCGGGCGCCGGCTACAGGGACGCCCAGGCGCTGGTGCAGGCGGACTACGCGCTGCAGAGCAACGGGCACCCGCTCAGCCACGCTCACCAGTGGATCACGGCGCTGTCCCACGGCGGCGGCGgaggcggcgggggcggcggcggcggaggaggcggcgggggcggcggcggcggcggggactcGCCCTGGTCCACCAGCCCGCTGGGCCAGCAGGACATCAAGCCCTCGGTGGTGCAGGCCGGCGGCCGGGGGGacgagctgcagcagcagcagcagcaacagcagcaccacccgcagcagcagcagcagcccgggCGGCCGCCGCACCTGGTGCACCACGCCGGGAGCCACCACGCCGCCGTGGCCGCGGCGGTGGCGTGGAGGACTGGCGGCTCGGCTCACCTGCCGCCGGGCATGGCGGCGGCCAACGGCGGCGGTCAGGGCGGGCTCCTCTACTCGCAGCCGCCGGGCTTCACGGTCAACGGGATGCTGGGCGGCGGGCAGCCGGGCATGCACCACCACGGCCTGCGGGACGCCCACGAggagccgccgccgcccccccaccaccccgaccacctcccccagccgccgccgccgccgcaccCGCACGCCGGCcagcccccgccgccgccgcacCACCACCCGCACCACCACCACGAGGCGCACTCGGACGAGGACACGCCGACCTCGGACGATCTGGAGCAGTTCGCCAAGCAGTTCAAGCAGCGGCGCATCAAACTGGGATTTACCCAAGCGGACGTGGGCTTGGCCTTGGGCACGCTCTACGGCAACGTCTTCTCGCAGACCACCATCTGCCGCTTCGAGGCCCTCCAGCTGAGCTTCAAGAACATGTGCAAGTTGAAGCCTTTGTTGAACAAGTGGCTCGAGGAGGCGGACTCGTCGTCCGGCAGCCCCACCAGCATAGACAAGATCGCGGCGCAGGGGCGCAAACGGAAAAAGCGCACCTCCATCGAG